A portion of the Rubripirellula tenax genome contains these proteins:
- a CDS encoding sigma-70 family RNA polymerase sigma factor: protein MTLEDPILTRGSLLLRIRSHEDQAAWSEFVEIYLPLIYAYARKQGLQDADASDVAQDVLTSINGAISRFDYDPKQGKFRGYLFTVTRNQIGKSWKKKVGSAGSGNTAVHQMLEQVADPAGDPADDEEHWNQQHQQRLMQWASEKVQAEVTPATWQAFELTSIANQKAQTVAETLGLSVGAVYIAKSRVIKRIRELIQSIEPDE, encoded by the coding sequence ATGACTTTAGAAGATCCAATCTTAACACGAGGCAGCCTGCTACTGCGGATTCGTTCGCATGAAGACCAGGCTGCGTGGAGCGAGTTCGTCGAGATTTATTTGCCGCTGATTTATGCGTATGCTCGCAAGCAGGGTTTGCAAGACGCCGACGCCTCGGACGTCGCCCAAGATGTTCTAACAAGCATCAACGGTGCCATTTCCCGATTCGACTATGATCCAAAGCAGGGAAAGTTTCGCGGATACTTGTTCACCGTTACCCGCAACCAGATTGGGAAATCCTGGAAGAAGAAGGTCGGAAGCGCTGGCAGCGGGAACACCGCCGTTCATCAGATGTTGGAACAGGTTGCTGATCCCGCGGGCGACCCTGCCGACGATGAGGAACACTGGAACCAACAGCACCAACAACGGCTGATGCAATGGGCATCGGAAAAAGTGCAAGCCGAAGTCACTCCGGCGACCTGGCAGGCCTTTGAACTCACTTCGATTGCAAATCAAAAAGCACAAACGGTCGCCGAAACGCTTGGTCTGTCGGTCGGCGCGGTCTACATTGCCAAAAGCCGCGTGATCAAACGCATCCGTGAACTGATTCAAAGCATCGAACCGGATGAGTAG
- a CDS encoding M28 family peptidase has protein sequence MNPDRDQIEANLRLHVDRLAGLIGVRTLQKPKTITATIGYIEGQWSEMGYSIERECYDAIGDEATNLIVEQPGSKRADKIVLLGAHYDTVFSTPGADDNASAVAVMLEVSRLLRDHTGKRTARYVAFACEEPPYFNVDAMGSQHHARQSRRRSDKIVGMLCLEMVGYYSLHKGSQAIPPAIPKWLHRFFPQRGNFLAAVGNMPSWKLNWQFRRGFKRGTRRMPLFSICLPEKINEIRLSDNSSFWDQGYPALMLTDTSYLRNPNYHQATDTPETLDYPRMTEVTLGVASAMRRLLG, from the coding sequence ATGAATCCCGACCGCGATCAAATCGAAGCGAACCTTCGCCTGCATGTTGATCGACTTGCGGGATTGATCGGCGTTCGCACTTTGCAGAAACCCAAAACGATCACGGCAACGATCGGCTACATCGAAGGCCAATGGTCCGAGATGGGGTACTCGATCGAACGCGAGTGCTACGACGCGATCGGTGACGAAGCGACGAACCTGATCGTCGAGCAACCCGGAAGCAAACGAGCCGACAAGATTGTGTTGCTCGGTGCTCACTACGACACCGTCTTTTCAACGCCTGGCGCGGACGACAACGCGTCGGCGGTCGCCGTGATGTTGGAAGTCAGCCGGTTGCTTCGCGACCACACCGGTAAACGAACCGCCCGCTACGTAGCGTTCGCCTGCGAAGAACCGCCGTACTTCAACGTCGACGCGATGGGCAGCCAGCACCACGCCCGGCAATCACGTAGGCGGAGCGACAAGATCGTCGGTATGCTGTGTCTTGAAATGGTCGGCTACTACTCACTGCACAAAGGCTCGCAAGCCATCCCGCCGGCGATCCCCAAATGGCTGCACCGGTTCTTTCCCCAACGCGGCAACTTCCTTGCCGCCGTCGGCAACATGCCGTCATGGAAACTCAACTGGCAATTCCGCCGCGGCTTCAAACGCGGCACCCGCCGGATGCCGTTGTTCTCGATCTGCCTGCCCGAAAAGATCAACGAGATCCGGCTCAGTGACAACAGTTCGTTCTGGGATCAGGGCTATCCCGCCCTGATGCTGACCGACACCAGCTACCTCCGCAATCCAAACTACCACCAAGCCACCGACACCCCCGAGACGCTCGACTACCCCCGCATGACCGAGGTCACCCTCGGTGTCGCGTCGGCCATGCGGCGACTGCTTGGTTAG
- a CDS encoding Lacal_2735 family protein, translating to MFGSGNSKEKLQERYNQLMQESFDLSTVNRKKSDFKRAEAEEIGKQLDELEKKS from the coding sequence ATGTTTGGATCGGGAAATAGCAAAGAGAAATTGCAGGAAAGATACAACCAGTTGATGCAGGAATCGTTTGATCTGTCGACGGTCAATCGCAAGAAGAGTGATTTCAAACGGGCCGAGGCGGAAGAGATCGGCAAACAACTCGACGAGTTAGAAAAGAAGTCGTAG
- a CDS encoding phospholipase D-like domain-containing protein, whose product MLKPARSVGAIIEASSATDFTALWDRDAEWNRRIEMIAASRSFLHLSTLYVEWDEIGREALSELLKAQQRGVATILLIDRFGQRLGGYLMTRTDRARLREKLNELRKAGGQVVMYSPKHVIDRYVGCGHHIKIQLSDEGEAIFGSSNLSRSSFKEWNEFSVALRGPIVDVLARNFNALLGSSIPAPPLLPSKQSLPSQNIPMDYWSYNPTEDPGRWGAFHRRQTNPLTAMFADKIRHAQHTIRLTSFYYKPARVIVEALKEATSRGVTVDIFHSNASSLNTPLPWLAAATGYASLVRQGANIYENQHGEHSKIILIDDEWTAFGSYNFEDAADSRWAEAMLTTEDPAILAVVRAIFQGLASDPDNDLVTAEGVNQWPLLQRVSTNLIRPIKGWF is encoded by the coding sequence TTGCTCAAACCCGCTCGGTCCGTGGGGGCAATCATTGAAGCTTCCTCGGCGACGGATTTCACTGCGCTGTGGGATCGTGACGCAGAATGGAATCGGCGGATCGAGATGATCGCAGCTTCGCGTTCTTTCTTGCACCTATCGACGCTCTACGTGGAATGGGACGAAATTGGGCGTGAGGCTTTGTCCGAATTGCTTAAAGCGCAGCAACGCGGCGTCGCGACCATCCTCCTGATCGATCGCTTCGGCCAGCGACTTGGCGGCTACCTCATGACCAGGACCGATCGAGCTCGGCTGCGCGAAAAGCTGAATGAACTCAGAAAAGCGGGTGGCCAAGTGGTGATGTATTCACCCAAGCATGTGATCGATCGGTATGTGGGGTGCGGACATCACATCAAGATTCAGCTTTCCGATGAGGGTGAAGCGATCTTCGGAAGCAGCAACCTCTCGCGAAGCTCGTTCAAAGAATGGAATGAATTCTCCGTAGCGCTGCGTGGCCCCATCGTGGACGTGTTGGCGCGAAACTTCAATGCGTTGCTTGGATCATCGATTCCAGCACCCCCCCTTTTGCCAAGCAAGCAATCCTTGCCCTCACAAAACATCCCGATGGACTATTGGTCCTATAACCCAACTGAAGACCCGGGTCGCTGGGGTGCTTTCCATCGCCGCCAGACCAACCCACTCACCGCGATGTTCGCCGACAAGATCCGCCACGCTCAACACACCATCCGGCTTACCAGTTTTTACTATAAGCCGGCCCGCGTGATCGTCGAAGCGCTCAAAGAGGCCACCTCGCGCGGTGTGACGGTAGACATTTTTCACTCCAATGCTTCGTCGCTCAATACGCCACTGCCCTGGTTGGCTGCTGCGACCGGCTATGCATCTCTTGTCCGACAGGGTGCCAACATCTACGAGAATCAACACGGTGAACACTCCAAAATCATTTTGATCGACGACGAATGGACGGCATTTGGAAGTTACAACTTTGAAGATGCGGCCGACAGTCGCTGGGCAGAAGCGATGCTCACGACGGAGGACCCAGCGATTCTGGCTGTCGTACGAGCTATCTTCCAGGGCCTTGCTTCTGATCCGGACAATGATCTCGTGACAGCAGAAGGGGTCAACCAATGGCCTCTGTTGCAGCGTGTCTCCACCAATCTCATTCGCCCAATCAAGGGCTGGTTTTGA
- a CDS encoding serine/threonine-protein kinase, producing the protein MSHCLTQSQLAGSVTGDLTDSQQSLVEHHLSVCTHCQDRLMQWVGGSEFEHDATILRNRDPLIESSQRLSQVKSDLLQSRFLVIGTSHSVQDPSDSSGTPGLSKKLKPSERSGTLGRFGSFEVLRLLGSGGMGAVYEATSSEYPQPIAIKVLLPHASRDKQSRARFLREAKHLSVIDHENVVRILAAHEIEKTPCIVMERVLGRSLQLTIDQDGSPLNGESLQRIALQTAKALLAAHERGILHRDVKPANIMLEDGTGRIRLTDFGLAKAMHDVGLTASNAVPGTPEYMSPEQLIGNQVDFRSDLFSLGTSLYFAATSRNPFSDNNLLQVFRNVASLEPASLHEVAPKLNPSLSALVMKLMQKEIDKRPASAAELLNDLMSI; encoded by the coding sequence ATGTCCCATTGCCTGACTCAATCGCAACTCGCTGGATCGGTGACGGGCGACTTGACGGATTCGCAGCAGTCGCTCGTTGAACATCACCTGTCGGTTTGCACCCATTGCCAGGATCGCTTGATGCAATGGGTGGGAGGATCGGAATTTGAGCACGACGCGACGATCCTAAGGAATCGCGATCCGTTGATTGAGTCTTCTCAGCGGCTCAGCCAGGTGAAGTCTGATTTGCTGCAATCGCGATTTCTTGTCATCGGCACTTCGCACTCCGTACAGGACCCATCCGATTCATCTGGCACGCCGGGGCTGTCGAAGAAGTTGAAACCGAGTGAGAGGTCGGGGACGCTCGGACGTTTCGGATCGTTCGAGGTATTGAGACTTCTAGGAAGTGGCGGCATGGGCGCGGTGTACGAAGCGACATCATCAGAATATCCGCAGCCCATCGCCATCAAGGTTTTGTTACCCCATGCCTCGCGTGACAAACAATCGCGGGCGCGTTTCCTGCGCGAAGCGAAGCACCTATCGGTGATTGATCACGAAAATGTGGTTCGCATCTTGGCGGCCCACGAGATCGAAAAAACGCCTTGCATTGTGATGGAGCGGGTGTTGGGACGGTCGCTTCAACTAACGATCGACCAAGACGGTTCGCCGTTGAACGGCGAGTCACTCCAACGAATCGCGTTGCAAACCGCCAAAGCATTGTTGGCGGCCCACGAACGCGGAATCCTGCATCGCGACGTCAAACCCGCCAACATCATGCTCGAGGACGGTACGGGCCGTATTCGTCTGACCGATTTCGGATTGGCCAAGGCCATGCACGATGTGGGACTGACAGCATCCAATGCGGTGCCGGGTACGCCTGAGTACATGTCGCCAGAGCAACTGATCGGCAACCAAGTTGACTTCCGATCCGATCTGTTTTCACTTGGCACCTCACTTTACTTCGCTGCGACATCGCGAAATCCATTCTCGGATAACAACTTGCTTCAAGTATTTCGCAACGTGGCGTCGTTGGAACCAGCTTCGCTACACGAAGTCGCCCCCAAGCTGAATCCCAGTCTATCGGCACTCGTGATGAAACTGATGCAAAAGGAAATCGACAAACGACCGGCGAGCGCCGCTGAACTACTAAATGATCTGATGTCGATTTAG
- a CDS encoding sigma-70 family RNA polymerase sigma factor produces MEPDSSPEENPNIPESFTDRPDGWLLREWKAGDERAAEVLFDRYAIRLVALVASRLNRSYQGSIDPNDVVQSAMGSFFDAARHSRIEVSRSVSLWRLLATFARRKMARSIERQSAVKRGGDQARHSLDSVQPQFTSEHDQDQNDEANEFIATLKAELTDDLFVIIKGILAGQTHRELAESLGIDERTVRRRLSRVREQLAPNVASTNETAHTANSPPTMPRVNYNEFVLGKLIGSGGFGKVYRASMQADGGTVAAVKFLRKAFWQNHAARRSFLNEINLASQINHPGVIRYLSYGESPHGGPYVISEWIDGHSLQDAADVTPNQIVHWLQQICDAIGAVHQAGLVHGDLTPSNVLVNANDRITIADFGFSQASIETTASAIDKPRLLGGTPGFAAPEQIDPAFGSIGPKTDIYAIGGLLHWLLYQEPPNLGVTPEESLSSTLSGLDPEVMPSEAIHSELRNILAATLRKSPSDRTATIEDILAMVGRSR; encoded by the coding sequence TTGGAACCGGACAGTAGCCCCGAGGAAAATCCAAATATCCCCGAATCGTTCACCGATCGGCCGGATGGCTGGTTGTTGCGCGAGTGGAAAGCAGGTGACGAGCGAGCCGCCGAAGTCCTGTTTGATCGCTACGCCATCCGCTTGGTGGCCTTGGTCGCCAGCCGCCTGAATCGCAGCTACCAGGGCTCGATTGATCCAAACGACGTCGTTCAATCGGCGATGGGCAGCTTCTTCGACGCCGCCAGACACAGTCGCATCGAAGTCAGTCGCAGTGTTTCGCTGTGGCGTCTGCTCGCGACCTTTGCTCGTCGAAAAATGGCTCGTTCGATTGAACGTCAATCAGCGGTTAAGCGTGGCGGCGATCAGGCTCGACATTCACTCGACAGCGTCCAGCCTCAGTTCACCAGCGAGCACGACCAAGACCAGAACGACGAGGCAAATGAGTTCATAGCGACGTTGAAGGCCGAATTAACGGACGATTTATTTGTGATCATCAAGGGAATACTGGCCGGCCAAACGCATCGAGAGCTTGCCGAGTCGCTCGGGATCGACGAGCGAACCGTCCGTCGCCGGCTGTCGCGTGTTCGCGAACAACTGGCCCCGAACGTCGCCAGCACGAACGAAACCGCACACACGGCAAACAGTCCGCCGACGATGCCGCGAGTGAATTACAACGAGTTCGTGCTCGGCAAATTGATTGGCAGCGGTGGTTTCGGCAAGGTCTATCGTGCGAGCATGCAAGCCGATGGCGGAACGGTCGCCGCTGTAAAGTTCCTTCGCAAGGCGTTCTGGCAGAACCACGCTGCTCGCCGGTCATTCCTAAACGAAATTAACCTCGCCTCGCAAATCAACCATCCAGGCGTCATCCGCTACCTCAGTTACGGCGAATCACCGCACGGTGGCCCGTATGTCATCAGCGAGTGGATTGACGGGCATTCATTGCAGGACGCTGCCGACGTGACGCCGAATCAGATCGTTCATTGGCTCCAGCAAATCTGCGATGCCATCGGGGCCGTACATCAAGCCGGCCTGGTCCACGGTGACCTCACGCCGAGCAACGTCCTGGTCAATGCAAACGATCGAATCACGATCGCCGACTTTGGTTTTTCACAAGCATCCATCGAAACAACAGCGTCCGCGATCGACAAGCCTCGATTACTGGGTGGAACACCGGGCTTCGCGGCTCCCGAGCAAATCGACCCGGCGTTCGGTTCGATCGGACCCAAGACCGACATCTACGCCATCGGCGGTCTCCTTCACTGGCTCCTTTACCAGGAGCCACCCAACCTCGGTGTAACTCCCGAAGAATCACTCTCGTCAACGCTCTCGGGGCTCGATCCAGAAGTCATGCCAAGCGAAGCAATTCACAGCGAGCTTCGCAATATTCTAGCAGCCACGCTCCGCAAATCGCCCTCAGACCGAACCGCAACCATCGAAGACATCCTGGCGATGGTTGGTCGATCAAGATGA
- a CDS encoding indolepyruvate ferredoxin oxidoreductase subunit alpha, with protein sequence MAMVVTQPCIGCKDKACLPVCPVECFHEDDAMVYIDPDECIDCGACVPECPTEAIFYEDNVPDQWKSFIELNAAKSAESPSAHD encoded by the coding sequence ATGGCGATGGTGGTTACTCAGCCCTGCATTGGGTGCAAAGACAAAGCGTGCTTGCCGGTTTGCCCGGTCGAATGTTTTCACGAAGACGACGCAATGGTTTACATCGACCCCGATGAATGCATCGACTGCGGAGCCTGCGTTCCTGAATGTCCAACCGAAGCAATCTTCTACGAAGACAATGTCCCGGACCAATGGAAAAGCTTCATCGAACTGAACGCAGCCAAGTCGGCGGAAAGTCCGTCAGCACACGATTGA
- a CDS encoding thiamine-binding protein, translating to MGAPRISTSIKVGTRTDREQSMQDKIDSVTETQM from the coding sequence ATGGGCGCGCCGCGAATCTCCACGAGTATCAAAGTTGGAACTCGCACGGATCGCGAGCAGTCGATGCAGGACAAGATCGATAGCGTTACCGAGACGCAAATGTAG
- a CDS encoding SOUL family heme-binding protein: MRKKMLYFASVAVLVAIGVFVLNKTTRAGYESAEYKVVESDGNFEVREYPDLMLVATTTKIDAQGRDGSFMKLFRYISGANEAEQKISMTTPVFMENGKADSAVQMGFVMPKEVAVEGVPSPTGPDVDVRKRAGGRFAVLRFSGRLNAKLAKESESKLRAWMESKSLVADNSTESSGVESASYDPPFTPGPLRRNEVLIRLKEKG, encoded by the coding sequence ATGCGTAAAAAAATGTTGTACTTCGCGAGCGTCGCCGTTTTGGTCGCGATCGGAGTGTTTGTGCTCAACAAGACGACGCGAGCCGGCTATGAATCAGCCGAATACAAAGTCGTCGAATCCGATGGAAACTTTGAAGTCCGTGAATACCCCGACCTGATGCTGGTCGCAACGACCACCAAAATCGACGCCCAAGGTCGTGACGGCAGTTTCATGAAACTGTTCCGCTACATCTCGGGTGCGAACGAGGCTGAGCAAAAGATTTCTATGACGACGCCAGTATTCATGGAGAACGGCAAAGCCGACTCTGCAGTCCAGATGGGATTCGTGATGCCGAAGGAGGTCGCCGTCGAAGGCGTACCATCGCCCACCGGTCCAGACGTCGACGTCCGCAAACGAGCCGGCGGCCGTTTCGCGGTCCTCCGATTCTCCGGCCGACTCAACGCCAAGCTCGCTAAGGAATCCGAATCCAAGCTCCGAGCCTGGATGGAATCGAAGAGCCTCGTCGCCGACAACTCAACTGAGTCCAGCGGCGTCGAATCCGCATCCTACGATCCACCCTTCACACCCGGCCCACTGCGTCGAAACGAAGTGTTGATAAGATTGAAGGAGAAAGGCTGA
- a CDS encoding DUF6896 domain-containing protein, whose translation MHLNIDQTLVRRLNLVLTSGGHANFRLQTLIDSPIGLSPWEGWLLLCLIRHRGRQQFVLENMQARLDGDPETMAKAGALGHPDRPRVGLVPGDTNWRYRFHGRGCCMTHRVTGEEIDVDFHDETADWIGRFFFVKYLDSLRRPTFVEKRINELYPSPSTVNIGIDELLERGILEAGKYGASFRLAIPWEDLCNLLDQIEFHWSDPGTRHLAAAAMSDWPGLSAIELDYADRSDACFTEKNDDLQRRFLTDRRSADALMLLADLNAPNLDICLGSALEMPSSGVLSSALKIVGRKSLADRWSTQLKNIIHRVDPNGELPSPHIWITALKMLVQLNQEKTGNKNSGGSIESN comes from the coding sequence GTGCATTTGAACATTGACCAAACACTGGTGCGTCGCTTGAACCTAGTGTTGACGAGTGGTGGACACGCAAACTTCCGGCTGCAAACTTTGATCGACTCCCCCATTGGGCTGTCGCCGTGGGAAGGGTGGCTTCTTTTGTGTTTGATTCGGCACCGCGGACGCCAGCAATTTGTTTTGGAGAATATGCAGGCAAGACTCGATGGCGATCCGGAAACGATGGCCAAAGCGGGTGCTTTAGGGCATCCGGACAGGCCACGCGTCGGGCTGGTTCCTGGCGACACCAACTGGCGGTATCGATTCCATGGCCGTGGCTGTTGCATGACCCATCGCGTTACCGGCGAAGAGATCGATGTTGACTTTCACGATGAGACGGCAGACTGGATCGGCCGCTTTTTCTTCGTCAAGTATCTGGACTCGTTGCGACGCCCCACGTTCGTTGAGAAACGAATCAACGAATTGTATCCCTCCCCCAGTACGGTCAACATCGGGATTGATGAGCTGCTCGAGCGAGGCATTCTTGAAGCGGGAAAGTACGGTGCATCGTTTCGCCTAGCCATTCCTTGGGAAGATCTATGTAATCTGCTCGACCAAATTGAGTTCCACTGGAGCGATCCAGGCACTCGACATTTAGCCGCGGCGGCAATGTCCGATTGGCCAGGGCTGTCTGCGATTGAACTAGACTACGCGGACCGATCCGATGCGTGTTTTACGGAAAAGAACGACGACCTACAGCGACGATTTCTCACTGACCGACGGTCGGCTGATGCTCTGATGTTGCTTGCTGATCTGAATGCACCCAATCTTGATATTTGCCTCGGAAGTGCATTAGAAATGCCGTCGTCGGGAGTCTTGTCGTCGGCGCTCAAGATCGTCGGACGAAAGTCACTTGCGGATCGGTGGAGTACACAGTTAAAGAATATCATCCATCGGGTTGATCCAAATGGTGAACTTCCTTCACCGCACATTTGGATCACTGCGTTAAAGATGCTTGTCCAGCTAAACCAAGAAAAGACTGGAAATAAGAATTCGGGCGGCTCAATCGAATCGAACTGA
- a CDS encoding serine/threonine-protein kinase: protein MTDDQSETLDGGTIGFTSLPEGVRQIGPYRLISEIGRGAMGTVYRAEHQHLSRTVALKVLPQELAASPDRYARFQREMQAIGRLEHPNIVLATDAGQIDEVCYIAMQLVEGVDLAQLIGDREILASGEACEIARQVALGLGEIDQHEMIHRDIKPSNLLLASNGEVKILDLGIASLRHTPTNADSLTMTGSFLGTPDYVAPEQISSGASVDIRADIYSLGCTLYHLLSGHAPFSGPEYKSLPAKLLGHAEKDAELLNHVNEHIPAELAAIVARMMAKNPNDRYRSPAEVVEALSPFCDGQMLDETARCFGEQIRARAKAALVSGGSPIGEDESTMIQQNVSIKKMPTWKKVAWGLAATLVVLACVGGYQGLTDAKQGNVKQVAAAEKIASHVGEIESDTGRIATSTEQIAMTLDQMQNQFREIASKINEDPQTPAQWYANAIIHAKSGNATEARRAYLQFFESNLNVVDPFQSFASLLRLQEGTAGARETFAAIPGDAALPARQLASIGLQPQAEQRERLQLLANQHPEFGPAYFALSETIQSKPPYDMTLTEKIAKKKLLDEYLRLHDIGQVLKYYLDQSQLEQPIASAQALIEKLQDVDEEQLNHPIKMSTDVSPVNVHEIMLWQGQLRFQFAEDARSPEYRFSAEDEFASLSPERPKQTTQFLQGIAFDPGLTTAETLTLPRANDHGEIEIRYQDRNGVARGPFLLPFDIRQTRQQKAIEWLTVFDKENLIAVSKKSIGFSGILSSGYDAIEQIRYGLNKDQPDQTFPIPTEILQRKLTSDETRVKPGSAIQFVVVQFAYKDGTSSELYRCEP, encoded by the coding sequence ATGACCGATGATCAATCCGAAACGCTTGATGGTGGCACGATTGGATTCACCAGTCTGCCTGAGGGCGTCCGGCAAATCGGTCCCTACCGATTGATCAGCGAGATCGGCCGCGGCGCGATGGGAACCGTTTACCGTGCCGAGCATCAGCATCTGTCGCGGACCGTGGCGCTGAAGGTTTTGCCGCAAGAACTCGCAGCATCCCCCGATCGCTACGCACGGTTTCAGCGCGAGATGCAAGCGATCGGTCGGTTGGAACATCCCAACATTGTCTTGGCGACCGACGCCGGACAGATCGACGAGGTCTGCTACATCGCGATGCAATTGGTCGAAGGCGTCGACCTGGCTCAACTGATCGGCGATCGTGAGATATTGGCTTCCGGCGAGGCTTGCGAAATTGCCAGGCAAGTTGCGTTGGGGCTGGGCGAGATTGATCAGCACGAAATGATTCATCGTGACATCAAGCCGTCGAACTTATTGTTGGCCAGCAATGGCGAAGTCAAGATTCTAGACTTGGGAATCGCCTCTTTGCGTCACACGCCCACCAACGCCGACTCGTTGACCATGACCGGCAGCTTTCTGGGCACTCCCGATTACGTTGCACCGGAACAAATCTCCAGCGGCGCATCGGTCGACATTCGCGCCGACATCTACAGTCTCGGCTGCACGCTCTATCACTTGCTCAGCGGTCACGCTCCGTTTTCGGGACCGGAATACAAATCACTGCCCGCCAAGCTACTCGGTCATGCGGAAAAGGACGCCGAACTTCTTAACCACGTTAATGAACACATTCCTGCCGAATTGGCCGCGATCGTCGCTCGCATGATGGCGAAGAATCCCAACGACCGATATCGTTCACCCGCGGAAGTGGTCGAAGCGTTGAGCCCGTTTTGCGACGGTCAAATGCTGGACGAGACCGCACGATGTTTCGGCGAACAGATTCGCGCGAGAGCCAAAGCAGCGTTGGTCAGCGGTGGGTCACCAATCGGTGAAGACGAATCAACGATGATTCAACAGAATGTCTCTATCAAAAAAATGCCAACTTGGAAGAAAGTGGCATGGGGACTCGCGGCGACACTTGTTGTCTTGGCGTGCGTTGGTGGCTACCAAGGGTTGACTGACGCCAAACAAGGAAACGTAAAGCAGGTCGCCGCCGCGGAGAAGATCGCTTCGCACGTCGGCGAAATCGAATCTGACACCGGTCGAATCGCGACCAGCACCGAGCAAATCGCGATGACGCTTGACCAGATGCAGAATCAATTTCGCGAGATCGCCAGCAAGATCAACGAGGATCCTCAAACGCCTGCCCAGTGGTATGCCAACGCAATCATTCACGCCAAAAGCGGCAACGCCACCGAAGCCCGACGCGCCTACTTGCAGTTCTTTGAATCGAACTTGAATGTGGTCGATCCGTTTCAATCTTTCGCATCGCTGCTGCGTTTGCAAGAAGGAACGGCGGGGGCGCGAGAAACGTTCGCTGCGATTCCCGGCGACGCGGCGCTGCCCGCTCGGCAATTGGCGAGCATTGGTTTGCAGCCGCAAGCCGAACAACGCGAACGGCTGCAACTTCTTGCCAATCAACATCCCGAGTTCGGTCCGGCCTACTTTGCGCTGTCCGAAACGATTCAGAGCAAGCCGCCCTATGACATGACCCTGACCGAAAAAATTGCCAAGAAGAAGCTTTTGGACGAGTACTTGCGTTTGCATGACATTGGTCAGGTGCTGAAATACTACCTAGATCAATCGCAGCTCGAACAACCGATCGCATCCGCCCAAGCGTTGATCGAAAAGTTGCAGGACGTTGACGAAGAACAACTCAACCACCCAATCAAAATGTCGACCGATGTCTCACCAGTCAACGTGCATGAAATCATGCTCTGGCAAGGTCAACTGCGGTTTCAATTTGCCGAGGACGCTCGTTCGCCGGAGTACCGTTTCAGTGCGGAAGACGAGTTCGCTTCGTTGTCCCCCGAGCGGCCCAAGCAAACCACTCAATTTCTCCAAGGAATCGCGTTCGACCCAGGTTTGACAACCGCCGAGACGCTCACCCTGCCTCGCGCGAACGATCACGGCGAGATCGAAATTCGCTACCAGGACCGCAACGGTGTTGCTCGCGGGCCATTTTTATTGCCATTCGACATTCGACAGACTCGGCAGCAAAAGGCCATTGAATGGCTGACGGTGTTTGACAAGGAAAACCTGATCGCCGTGTCAAAGAAGTCGATCGGGTTCAGCGGGATCCTGAGCAGTGGTTACGATGCGATCGAGCAAATTCGCTACGGCTTGAACAAGGATCAACCCGATCAGACATTCCCGATTCCGACAGAGATTCTTCAACGGAAGCTGACGAGCGACGAAACACGGGTCAAACCCGGCTCAGCGATCCAGTTCGTGGTCGTGCAGTTCGCATACAAGGATGGCACGTCGTCCGAACTGTATCGCTGCGAGCCGTGA
- a CDS encoding phosphatase domain-containing putative toxin has protein sequence MVAAAYLFSAPGVFGKRFGGRRSRLGTLLVLPYVLYVSVVWHVVRLLSREPKANALNDELVLSRRLLEHELPEGIASVVDLTCEFTEPKDRWSLQSYLCHPMLDGTGSTSNEIRELADEIIKMPKPVLIHCAQGHGRTGLVAAAVLIVSGEAKTAADAIAMIQAVRPGVELNKAQRLILEQI, from the coding sequence GTGGTTGCTGCCGCGTATCTGTTCTCGGCACCGGGCGTCTTTGGCAAGCGTTTTGGTGGGCGTCGTTCGCGGCTTGGGACGTTGTTAGTGCTGCCCTATGTTCTGTACGTTTCGGTGGTGTGGCACGTCGTTCGGTTGCTGTCGCGTGAACCGAAGGCCAACGCGTTGAACGACGAGCTAGTGTTGTCGCGCCGTTTGCTTGAGCATGAATTGCCGGAGGGCATTGCGTCGGTAGTCGACTTGACCTGCGAGTTCACGGAACCCAAAGACCGATGGAGCCTTCAATCCTACCTTTGCCATCCGATGCTTGACGGAACGGGATCGACATCGAATGAGATCCGTGAATTGGCAGACGAAATCATCAAAATGCCGAAGCCGGTCCTGATTCACTGCGCCCAAGGACACGGAAGAACGGGCCTGGTTGCTGCGGCCGTGTTGATTGTGTCCGGTGAGGCAAAAACGGCGGCGGATGCGATCGCGATGATTCAAGCCGTCCGTCCCGGTGTGGAATTGAACAAAGCACAACGATTGATCTTGGAGCAAATCTAA